DNA sequence from the Caldilineales bacterium genome:
CGGCACGCCGGGCGGGGTGGGCCTCTACCGCAACCCGCCCAGTTTCCTGCAACCGGGCGACAAGATGGTGGTCGAGCTCGACGGCATCGGCCGGTTGGAGAACCCCGTCGGCCCTTATCTCTGAACCACCGGCTGATCGCGTGCGACGCGACCTGACCGACGCCTGATCCCCACCCACCATGCCACGCTCCTCTTTTCTGCTCCCCCTGGGCGATGCCCTTACCATCCTTCTTTTTGCCGTCCTGGGCCGCCAGAGCCACAACGAAGCCGCCAGCAACATCGCCGCCGCCTTCAAGGTCGCGGCCCCGTTCATCATTGGCTGGCTGTTCATCGCCCCGTGGCTGGGGGCGTTGCGGCCGCCGGCCTGGGCCAGCCTGCGTTCGGCGGCGGCGGTCGTGCTGAAGGCATTCGTCCCGGCCTATGTGGCCGGCTCGCTCCTGCGGGCGCTGTCGCTGGGACGTTTCAGCCCGCCAGCCTTCTATCTGGTCACGGCGGCCGTCATCCTGGCCCTGCTCCTGGGCTGGAGGTGGGTCTACACCCTGGCGGTGGCGCCGCGGCTGGGGCGAGCGTGAGGGCGCGGCGATGAACAAAGGCGAGGGGCGCATCGCCGGCAGCGGCGCCGGCGATCTGGCCGCGGTCGAGCAGGAGATCGGGCAGATCGCGCGCGGGGCGGGGGTGGGATTGGGGGGCAACGCCGTCAACACGGCCGTCAGCTATCTGTTCGGCATCCTCGTCGCCCGGCAGATCGGCGCCGATCAGTACGGCCTCTACACCCTGGCGGTCACGGCCGTCACCCTGGTCAGTCGCTTCACCATCACCGGCCTCGACCGGGGCCTGTTACGCTTTGCCAGCATCAGCCGCAGCCAGGGCCAGGGCCAGTTGCTCCACCGACTGATCGCCATCGCCCTCGGTATCGGCGCCGTCGTCGGGCTGGCGGGCGGGGCGGCGATGTGGTTCTATCCCGGCGCTATCGTCGAACTCTTCAACTGGAGCGAGCAACAGGAGGTCATCCCCCTCCTGCGCGCCTTTGGCCTGGCTGTAGCGCCGCTGACGGTCATCGCCATTGCCATCGCCGGGACGCAGGCCTTTCGCACCATGCGCTATCGGGCGCTGGTGGTCAACATCATCCAGCCGCTCATCCGCCTGCCCCTGGCGCTAGCTCTGATCCCGCTCATCGGGCCGGCGGCAGCGGCGCCTGTTATCGCCTTCGTCATCACCCAGATCATCGGCGTCGTCCTCTCCCTGTTCTTCTTGCTGCGCCTGGCCCGGCGCGTACCCCGCCAGCAGGCCCACCCTGACGCCGTCGAGTCGCACAGCCTCACGCGGCAACTCATCCGCTTTTCGTTGCCGCTTTCGCTCTCCAACGTGCTTGAGTATCTCAACGGCCGCACCGAGATCATCGTCATCGGCATCTTCCTGGCCGCGGGTGCTGCTGGCGTCTTCAACGCTGCCAGCCGCATGGCCGGGCTGGGACTGATCGTCCTCACCGCTTTCAACGCCATCTTTTCGCCGGTCATCTCCGACCTGCACCACAAGCAGGAACTAGGGCGCCTGTCCACGCTCTACAAGCTGGCCACGCGCTGGGTCATGCTGGCGGCCATGCCCCTTGTCGTCGTCCAGATCGTCTTTGCCGAACAGCTGATGCGGATGTTCGGCCCTGAGTTTGCAGCCGGGGCGCTCGCCTTGCAAGCGTTGACGCTGGGCCAGATGTTCAACTTCGGCGTCGGCGCGGCCGGGGTGATGCTGATCATGATCGGCCGCTCGACCCTGGTGGCCGTCAATTCAGTGCTGGCGATCGGCCTCTCCTTTGCCCTCGATTTCTGGCTAACCCCGCGCTTCGGTCTCAACGGCGCCGCTCTG
Encoded proteins:
- a CDS encoding DUF3054 domain-containing protein — protein: MPRSSFLLPLGDALTILLFAVLGRQSHNEAASNIAAAFKVAAPFIIGWLFIAPWLGALRPPAWASLRSAAAVVLKAFVPAYVAGSLLRALSLGRFSPPAFYLVTAAVILALLLGWRWVYTLAVAPRLGRA
- a CDS encoding flippase, which produces MNKGEGRIAGSGAGDLAAVEQEIGQIARGAGVGLGGNAVNTAVSYLFGILVARQIGADQYGLYTLAVTAVTLVSRFTITGLDRGLLRFASISRSQGQGQLLHRLIAIALGIGAVVGLAGGAAMWFYPGAIVELFNWSEQQEVIPLLRAFGLAVAPLTVIAIAIAGTQAFRTMRYRALVVNIIQPLIRLPLALALIPLIGPAAAAPVIAFVITQIIGVVLSLFFLLRLARRVPRQQAHPDAVESHSLTRQLIRFSLPLSLSNVLEYLNGRTEIIVIGIFLAAGAAGVFNAASRMAGLGLIVLTAFNAIFSPVISDLHHKQELGRLSTLYKLATRWVMLAAMPLVVVQIVFAEQLMRMFGPEFAAGALALQALTLGQMFNFGVGAAGVMLIMIGRSTLVAVNSVLAIGLSFALDFWLTPRFGLNGAALAAALSLAALNLLRLGEVWALLRLHPFSPAYLKPFAAALPTALAGLAWLRWLPMDNILHLAAACVASGLVYLAAIWLLRFDAGDRLMFDAFRTRLVRLAPGKRRKVDK